One window of the Pedobacter ginsengisoli genome contains the following:
- a CDS encoding tetratricopeptide repeat protein: protein MSLYLDMLNAIGDFDSTGTEKNAAAAYQLADKLKDKKSKTEVYRQHALMYMSFNDVPKAMPLFNKALELAIANNEKIMVGDIYNNISNAYGQVHNTKLSDEFMLKALKEYQMENSEADVAMVYANMGSNYSRRGEYTKAIDYLLKSLAIRERLHNDKGVGSVAFNITLPYKFLKRYDEAIKYNQLAIEKLTLVKNEGMLASAYAVKGSIFRSLKKYDEALLYINKALPLFEKYKNMAGIRNSYDNIGLLYSEKKDFNNALKYFLMSKQVSVNLNDPQGIVSADVNIVQSALDLGDLPKAGSTLNEAEPLAKKYAFKEDLAELLKLRHSYAIAMNDRAGAERSLQSYLALKDSLSNSDINKQISELQTRYETEKKDNQIALLNNEKHINLLQLKNQNLALAQKQSQLAQKDQYLQINQLEINNQRQANDQKAQSIKTLQKQSRIRELELSNRDLQLKQRNILITAFCVLLAAGAVLAYAYYNRYKVKQEARLQAAIHKQQEIETRSLFEGEQKERIRIARDLHDSIGQMLSVVKMNLSNAPQSESTGATLNLVDNTITEVRNISHNLIPEELNFGLFAALEDMCDKINSSNTTQVTINVPDELREHQFEKTNELSIYRIVQEVLSNMVKHARASHIEVEATPHGDGFNLMIKDNGKGFDTSQINKSKGLGWKNIAARVNMLDGKMEVRSELLTGTQIEIIIPKA from the coding sequence ATGAGTTTATACCTTGATATGCTTAATGCCATTGGTGATTTTGATTCTACAGGTACAGAAAAGAACGCCGCGGCTGCCTATCAATTGGCCGATAAACTGAAAGACAAGAAGTCGAAGACAGAAGTTTACCGCCAGCATGCACTAATGTATATGTCATTTAATGATGTTCCTAAGGCAATGCCGCTTTTTAATAAAGCGCTGGAACTAGCCATTGCCAATAACGAAAAGATAATGGTTGGCGATATATACAACAATATATCCAATGCCTACGGGCAGGTTCATAATACCAAGCTTTCTGATGAGTTTATGCTTAAAGCTTTGAAAGAATATCAGATGGAGAATTCGGAAGCCGATGTGGCTATGGTTTATGCTAACATGGGTTCCAATTACAGTCGCAGGGGCGAATACACCAAAGCCATCGATTACTTGTTAAAGTCGTTAGCCATACGCGAGCGCTTACACAATGATAAAGGGGTAGGCTCTGTAGCTTTTAATATTACGCTTCCTTACAAATTTTTAAAACGTTACGATGAAGCCATAAAGTACAATCAGTTGGCTATTGAAAAGCTTACTTTAGTTAAAAATGAGGGAATGTTGGCATCTGCATATGCGGTTAAGGGCTCTATTTTCAGGTCGTTAAAAAAGTACGATGAGGCCCTGCTCTATATCAATAAAGCACTGCCTTTATTTGAGAAATATAAAAACATGGCCGGTATTCGTAATAGTTATGATAATATTGGCCTGCTATATTCCGAGAAGAAAGACTTTAACAATGCATTAAAGTACTTTTTAATGTCAAAGCAAGTGTCTGTGAACCTTAATGACCCGCAGGGTATTGTTTCAGCAGATGTAAATATTGTTCAGTCGGCTTTGGACCTGGGCGACCTGCCAAAGGCTGGTTCAACCTTAAATGAAGCAGAGCCATTGGCTAAAAAGTATGCGTTTAAAGAAGACCTGGCTGAGTTGTTAAAACTAAGGCACAGTTATGCCATAGCCATGAATGACCGTGCCGGTGCCGAGAGGTCACTTCAAAGTTATTTGGCATTAAAAGACAGCCTAAGCAACAGCGACATAAACAAGCAGATCAGCGAATTGCAAACTCGTTACGAAACAGAAAAAAAAGACAACCAGATTGCCTTGCTAAATAATGAAAAGCACATTAACCTGCTGCAGTTAAAAAATCAAAATCTGGCTTTAGCGCAAAAACAATCACAGCTGGCACAAAAAGATCAATACCTGCAGATTAATCAATTAGAAATTAATAACCAGCGTCAGGCCAATGACCAGAAGGCTCAAAGTATCAAAACCCTTCAAAAGCAAAGCCGGATTCGGGAGCTTGAACTGTCTAATAGAGATTTGCAGCTCAAACAACGCAATATACTTATAACGGCTTTTTGTGTTTTACTGGCAGCGGGCGCAGTCTTGGCCTATGCTTACTATAATCGGTACAAAGTGAAACAGGAAGCCAGGTTACAAGCAGCAATACACAAACAGCAGGAGATAGAGACCCGATCTTTGTTTGAAGGAGAGCAAAAAGAACGCATCAGGATTGCACGCGATTTACATGATAGTATTGGGCAAATGCTTTCTGTTGTTAAAATGAATTTATCCAATGCCCCACAAAGTGAAAGTACCGGTGCTACCTTGAATCTGGTAGATAATACCATAACCGAGGTGAGGAATATTTCGCATAACCTGATACCGGAAGAATTGAACTTCGGTTTGTTTGCTGCTTTAGAGGATATGTGCGATAAAATAAATAGCAGTAATACTACCCAGGTAACCATTAATGTTCCAGACGAATTAAGGGAGCACCAGTTCGAAAAAACCAACGAACTATCTATTTACCGCATTGTGCAGGAGGTGCTAAGCAATATGGTTAAACACGCACGAGCCAGCCACATTGAGGTAGAGGCGACCCCGCATGGCGATGGTTTTAATTTAATGATAAAAGACAATGGAAAAGGTTTTGATACCAGTCAGATCAACAAGTCTAAAGGTTTGGGATGGAAAAACATCGCAGCGCGCGTGAATATGCTGGATGGAAAAATGGAGGTTCGGTCTGAATTGTTAACAGGGACACAAATAGAAATTATAATACCCAAGGCATGA
- a CDS encoding response regulator transcription factor has translation MTEIINILIADDHQMIVDGLRSMLASHEQYQIIGEANNGQVAYEMLAANPDKYQLLLTDISMPLLSGTQLCKMVKSQFPHIQVLILSMYNNVPAVKEAVMAEADGYILKNAGKTELLQALHRITNGGTYFSQDIVPIIYNQYHKQKIQDEQLAQLSIREKEVLSLIVKECTSEEIAEKLFISKKTVDNHRQHLLEKTKCKSTVGLVKFAIKSGLE, from the coding sequence ATGACAGAAATTATAAATATATTGATTGCAGACGACCACCAGATGATAGTTGATGGTTTGAGAAGCATGTTGGCCAGTCATGAGCAATATCAGATAATAGGAGAAGCCAACAACGGACAGGTAGCTTACGAAATGCTTGCCGCTAATCCTGATAAGTACCAATTATTGCTTACCGATATCAGCATGCCCTTATTAAGTGGAACGCAACTGTGTAAAATGGTTAAAAGTCAATTTCCGCACATACAGGTACTAATATTATCTATGTACAATAATGTTCCGGCAGTTAAGGAGGCGGTAATGGCCGAGGCCGATGGCTATATCCTAAAAAATGCCGGAAAGACCGAATTGTTGCAGGCACTGCATAGAATCACCAATGGCGGTACATATTTCTCGCAGGATATTGTACCCATTATTTACAATCAGTACCACAAACAGAAAATACAGGATGAGCAGCTGGCCCAATTAAGTATCCGCGAAAAGGAAGTGCTTAGCCTGATCGTTAAAGAATGCACCAGCGAGGAGATTGCCGAAAAATTATTTATTAGTAAAAAAACAGTCGACAATCATCGCCAGCACCTGCTGGAGAAAACCAAATGTAAAAGTACCGTTGGATTGGTTAAATTTGCTATTAAAAGTGGCCTTGAATAG
- a CDS encoding helix-turn-helix domain-containing protein, with protein MISNHESYDLFGKTLLEVLVLKPPFAFEMPTVENACFHYVLENEMQYKIDEKQVNIGAKESVLLNCRTVGNNMSSINTTNQNKLIIVHFHPDILKKIYDREMPMLLQKPKNAISNKTSERINNDFLIQKYIEGLLFYFENPSLVNEDILILKLKEIIILLSQTKNAEAIQMILSQLFSPTIYSFKQIIDANLFSTITLDELADYCNLSLSSFKREFAKHYNDTPANYLKTKRLEKASELLMVSNMRITDIAFECGFNELANFTKSFHGKYGVTPSNYRLNQIAK; from the coding sequence ATGATAAGCAACCACGAAAGTTATGACTTATTTGGCAAGACACTATTAGAAGTTTTAGTGCTAAAGCCGCCCTTTGCTTTTGAAATGCCTACAGTAGAAAATGCTTGTTTTCATTATGTGCTGGAAAATGAAATGCAATACAAAATTGATGAGAAACAAGTAAATATTGGAGCCAAAGAATCAGTATTACTCAATTGCAGAACCGTTGGTAATAACATGAGTAGTATTAATACAACAAATCAAAACAAGCTTATTATTGTGCATTTTCATCCAGATATTTTAAAGAAAATTTATGATAGGGAAATGCCAATGCTATTGCAAAAACCAAAAAATGCAATCTCGAATAAAACCAGTGAAAGAATAAACAACGACTTTTTAATTCAGAAATACATAGAAGGACTTTTGTTCTATTTCGAAAACCCATCTTTGGTAAACGAAGATATTTTGATCTTGAAATTAAAGGAAATTATCATTTTGCTTTCGCAAACTAAAAATGCCGAAGCCATCCAAATGATTTTATCTCAATTGTTTTCTCCTACAATCTATTCTTTCAAACAAATTATAGATGCCAATCTTTTTTCGACTATCACGCTCGATGAATTAGCAGATTATTGTAATCTTAGTTTATCATCATTTAAAAGAGAGTTTGCAAAACATTATAATGATACTCCTGCCAATTATCTCAAAACCAAACGACTGGAAAAAGCCTCAGAATTGTTAATGGTTTCTAATATGAGGATCACAGATATTGCTTTTGAATGTGGCTTTAATGAATTGGCAAATTTTACCAAAAGCTTTCATGGCAAATATGGCGTTACGCCAAGCAATTATAGGTTGAACCAAATTGCCAAATAA